One Bdellovibrio bacteriovorus str. Tiberius DNA segment encodes these proteins:
- a CDS encoding dihydrofolate reductase family protein, with protein MMKTIYFTAASLDGYIADPNDSLEWLFKNGPTDISFIDTFVNTVGALAMGTSTYKWMQQHAEEWPYKVPCFVFTHQNLKPYAGADIRFVQGDVASHHQEMQRLAQGKNIWIVGGGDLAGQFYDQGLLNEMHIQTVAVFLNQGKKLFARQTDTAFKIKEIRQHGETCLEVIYTVL; from the coding sequence ATGATGAAGACCATTTATTTCACTGCGGCTAGTTTGGATGGGTATATTGCTGACCCCAACGACTCTTTGGAATGGTTGTTTAAAAATGGCCCCACGGATATCAGCTTCATAGATACCTTTGTAAACACCGTGGGTGCCCTCGCCATGGGTACATCGACCTACAAGTGGATGCAACAGCATGCTGAAGAATGGCCGTATAAAGTCCCCTGCTTTGTCTTCACCCATCAGAACCTTAAACCTTACGCCGGCGCTGACATTCGCTTTGTTCAGGGCGACGTTGCCAGCCATCATCAGGAAATGCAGAGATTAGCTCAGGGAAAAAACATCTGGATTGTGGGCGGTGGTGATCTGGCCGGGCAATTTTACGACCAGGGTCTATTGAACGAGATGCACATTCAAACGGTGGCCGTCTTTTTAAATCAGGGCAAAAAGCTTTTCGCCCGTCAAACCGACACCGCTTTTAAAATCAAAGAAATTCGTCAGCATGGTGAGACCTGTCTGGAAGTGATTTATACGGTCCTTTAA
- a CDS encoding L,D-transpeptidase family protein: MDTQPVRLFLAITSLILAGGLSTAKAQSPPYFSAVPTQGPGAIDYLTAVDSLSAASIREALLSVWQHGLNPSVYWSSDLEQSFLRGTLDADFDRRQILAVYVKALRDVYAGSVNPTGLASDIKVKKKDLLTAEQVRLVVLSSQSNARQALDKMAPQFSVYQSLKMAMQKLYPLKDTGLWETITPAKKPLSLGKKDPVIIKLKERLSQLGYRIDSMNDTFDQDMLIAINDIQMNLKMKPDGVISPGGRTWKFFSVSLLDRLSQLQADMEQLRWFPQNLEDRHIFVNTAFSHFMMTDKKNNVSMSFKAINGTAERKTPTLRDRITFLVMNPTWTIPPTVFLNDKVEILKKLDTKGIRKYFTDNRFEVYTADFSRTIDPTSINWKSIKSSSVNFYIRQKPSYNNALGVVKFMMTNPYAIYLHDTNQRDLFGEAQRLRSSGCVRLEKPLDLAEYLLAGTQWSRPQIENFVVKEGQLVDQETRVDLKEPMPVYLVPVTSQMNSDGVIRFVEDVYGHNQLILSQVKGLGR; this comes from the coding sequence ATGGATACACAACCTGTTCGCTTATTTCTTGCGATCACATCCCTGATTTTGGCAGGCGGGCTTTCGACGGCGAAGGCTCAAAGTCCTCCCTATTTTTCAGCGGTGCCCACACAGGGTCCCGGTGCGATTGATTATCTAACCGCTGTCGACAGCCTTAGTGCGGCTTCCATCCGCGAAGCTCTGTTGTCTGTGTGGCAGCATGGACTGAATCCCTCGGTCTATTGGAGCAGCGATCTTGAGCAGTCCTTCCTGCGCGGAACTCTGGATGCTGACTTCGACCGACGTCAGATTCTGGCCGTCTATGTGAAGGCTCTGCGCGATGTTTATGCCGGCTCGGTCAATCCGACGGGCTTGGCTTCAGATATCAAAGTCAAAAAGAAGGACCTCCTGACGGCCGAACAAGTTCGCCTTGTCGTCCTGAGCAGCCAAAGCAACGCAAGACAGGCCCTTGATAAAATGGCCCCGCAGTTTTCCGTTTATCAGTCCCTAAAAATGGCAATGCAAAAGCTGTATCCATTAAAGGACACCGGATTGTGGGAAACAATCACCCCGGCCAAAAAGCCTTTGTCCCTGGGTAAAAAAGATCCGGTCATCATCAAGCTGAAGGAACGTCTGAGTCAGCTGGGCTATCGCATCGACAGCATGAATGACACTTTTGATCAGGACATGTTAATTGCGATCAACGACATTCAAATGAACCTTAAAATGAAACCGGATGGAGTGATTTCACCCGGCGGTCGCACCTGGAAGTTCTTCAGCGTGTCTTTGTTAGATCGACTCAGTCAGTTGCAGGCGGACATGGAACAACTGCGCTGGTTCCCACAGAATCTTGAAGACCGTCATATTTTCGTGAATACGGCATTTTCACACTTCATGATGACGGACAAAAAGAACAATGTCTCGATGAGCTTTAAAGCGATCAATGGCACCGCGGAACGAAAAACTCCGACACTGCGGGATCGTATCACATTTCTGGTGATGAACCCGACATGGACCATTCCGCCCACGGTATTCCTGAACGATAAGGTTGAAATCCTGAAGAAGCTCGACACAAAAGGCATTCGCAAGTATTTCACAGACAACAGATTTGAAGTGTACACCGCTGATTTCAGCAGAACCATTGACCCCACCAGCATTAACTGGAAGTCGATTAAGTCTTCGAGCGTGAATTTTTACATCAGACAGAAGCCGAGCTATAACAATGCATTGGGTGTTGTAAAGTTCATGATGACAAATCCCTATGCGATCTATCTGCACGACACGAACCAGCGCGATTTGTTCGGCGAAGCCCAGCGCCTGCGCAGCTCAGGATGCGTGCGTTTGGAAAAACCGCTGGATCTGGCCGAATACCTTCTTGCCGGAACGCAATGGTCCCGACCGCAGATTGAAAACTTCGTGGTTAAAGAAGGCCAATTGGTCGATCAGGAAACCCGTGTGGATCTGAAAGAACCCATGCCGGTTTATTTAGTACCTGTAACTTCCCAAATGAACTCGGATGGTGTTATCCGTTTTGTGGAAGACGTTTATGGACATAATCAGTTAATTTTATCTCAAGTAAAAGGATTAGGACGGTAA